From Peromyscus maniculatus bairdii isolate BWxNUB_F1_BW_parent chromosome 8, HU_Pman_BW_mat_3.1, whole genome shotgun sequence, a single genomic window includes:
- the Pgp gene encoding glycerol-3-phosphate phosphatase: MAEAEAGGDEVRCVRLNAERAKVLLADVDTLLFDCDGVLWRGETAVPGAPETLRALRARGKRLGFITNNSSKTRRAYAEKLRSLGFGGPVGPDAGLEVFGTAYCSALYLRQRLAGVPDPKAYVLGSPALAAELEAVGVSSVGVGPEALEGEGPGDWLAAPLEPDVRAVVVGFDPHFNYMKLTKAVRYLQQPDCLFVGTNMDNRLPLENGRFLSGTGCLVRAVEMAAQRQADIIGKPSRFIFDCVSQEYGINPDRTVMVGDRLDTDILLGTTCSMKTILTLTGVSSLEDVKTNQESDCMYKKKMVPDFYVDSIADLLPALQG, from the exons ATGGCGGAGGCGGAGGCCGGCGGCGACGAAGTCCGCTGCGTGCGGCTGAACGCCGAGCGGGCCAAGGTACTGCTGGCCGACGTAGACACGCTGCTGTTCGACTGCGATGGCGTGCTGTGGCGCGGCGAGACGGCTGTGCCCGGCGCGCCGGAGACTCTGCGGGCGCTGCGGGCCCGCGGCAAGCGCCTGGGCTTCATCACCAACAACAGCAGCAAGACTCGCAGGGCCTACGCGGAGAAGCTAAGGAGCTTGGGTTTCGGCGGCCCGGTGGGACCCGACGCGGGCCTCGAGGTCTTCGGCACGGCCTACTGCAGCGCGCTCTATCTGCGCCAGCGCCTGGCCGGCGTGCCGGACCCCAAGGCCTACGTGCTGGGCAGCCCGGCCTTAGCCGCCGAGCTGGAGGCCGTGGGTGTCTCCAGCGTGGGCGTGGGCCCGGAGGCGTTGGAAGGCGAAGGCCCGGGCGACTGGCTGGCCGCGCCGCTCGAACCCGACGTGCGCGCGGTAGTGGTGGGCTTCGACCCACACTTCAACTACATGAAACTCACCAAGGCCGTGCGGTACCTGCAGCAGCCCGACTGCCTGTTCGTGGGCACCAACATGGACAACCGGCTCCCGCTGGAGAACGGCCGTTTCCTTTCGG GTACCGGCTGTCTGGTGCGAGCCGTGGAGATGGCCGCCCAGCGCCAGGCGGACATCATCGGGAAGCCTAGCCGCTTCATCTTCGACTGCGTGTCCCAGGAGTATGGCATCAACCCGGACCGCACCGTCATGGTGGGAGACCGCCTGGACACAGACATCCTCCTGGGCACCACCTGTAGCATGAAGACTATCCTGACCCTCACCGGAGTCTCCAGTCTTGAGGATGTGAAGACTAATCAGGAAAGTGACTGCATGTACAAGAAGAAAATGGTCCCTGACTTTTATGTTGACAGCATAGCCGACCTCTTGCCTGCCCTTCAAGGTTAA
- the Bricd5 gene encoding BRICHOS domain-containing protein 5 isoform X3, producing MEPGHIHTESLRSRLVEVKTKTCPRGWRAAGLLLLLTLATAGALAGGLLGFLYSPPKPLLQMLQKTFSSSRVPWPNQTTLVDVAQNMATIVVSPLQSNHSWAVLFDGQSGYICYRPAEHQACFLRLMEAQDWETLRLLVNTSRAQESRVPGQDTHYAQELLAVLGGHTVDPAQVGASVRHLCVDTPIYWARRAEGPQRQRLIYLCIDICFPSNICVSVCFYYLPD from the exons ATGGAGCCAGGGCACATCCACACTGAGAGCCTCAGGTCCAGGCTTGTTGAG GTGAAGACTAAAACCtgccctaggggctggagagctgcagGCCTGCTGCTACTGCTGACACTGGCCACTGCAGGGGCCCTAGCTGGAGGGCTTCTTGGCTTCCTGTACAGCCCTCCCAAG CCATTGTTGCAGATGCTCCAAAAGACCTTCTCAAGCTCCAGGGTGCCCTGGCCCAACCAAACCACTCTCGTGGACGTGGCCCAGAACATGGCAACTATCGTGGTGTCTCCGCTTCAGAGCAACCACAGCTGGGCCGTGCTGTTCGACGGGCAAAGT GGCTACATCTGCTACCGCCCTGCAGAGCACCAGGCCTGCTTCCTCCGTCTGATGGAAGCCCAAGATTGGGAGACCCTACGGCTGCTGGTGAACACTTCCAGG GCCCAAGAATCCCGTGTACCTGGCCAGGACACCCACTATGCCCAGGAGCTGCTGGCAGTTTTGGGGGGCCATACTGTGGACCCTGCCCAAGTGGGAGCTTCGGTGCGACACCTTTGCGTGGACACTCCCATCTACTGGGCCCGACGAGCAGAGG GGCCCCAGAGACAGCGGCTGATCTACCTCTGCATTGACATCTGCTTCCCGAGCAACATCTGTGTGTCCGTCTGCTTTTATTACCTTCCAGACTAA
- the Bricd5 gene encoding BRICHOS domain-containing protein 5 isoform X1 has product MCPQVKTKTCPRGWRAAGLLLLLTLATAGALAGGLLGFLYSPPKPLLQMLQKTFSSSRVPWPNQTTLVDVAQNMATIVVSPLQSNHSWAVLFDGQSGYICYRPAEHQACFLRLMEAQDWETLRLLVNTSRVSSTAWLAAPPTHPQGQGTNKRSSVQPGWASQGSGFRGTESSIFPSLRLLTGAGGRAIRLGGNMDAPPSQDQGSTVWWPTRVFLQAQESRVPGQDTHYAQELLAVLGGHTVDPAQVGASVRHLCVDTPIYWARRAEGELGWAERRRGLWLLQDSTGWEPLGLMSSLLPRAPETAADLPLH; this is encoded by the exons ATGTGCCCCCAGGTGAAGACTAAAACCtgccctaggggctggagagctgcagGCCTGCTGCTACTGCTGACACTGGCCACTGCAGGGGCCCTAGCTGGAGGGCTTCTTGGCTTCCTGTACAGCCCTCCCAAG CCATTGTTGCAGATGCTCCAAAAGACCTTCTCAAGCTCCAGGGTGCCCTGGCCCAACCAAACCACTCTCGTGGACGTGGCCCAGAACATGGCAACTATCGTGGTGTCTCCGCTTCAGAGCAACCACAGCTGGGCCGTGCTGTTCGACGGGCAAAGT GGCTACATCTGCTACCGCCCTGCAGAGCACCAGGCCTGCTTCCTCCGTCTGATGGAAGCCCAAGATTGGGAGACCCTACGGCTGCTGGTGAACACTTCCAGGGTGAGCAGTACTGCTTGGCTTGccgcccctcccacccacccccaaggcCAGGGGACAAACAAAAGGTCCTCTGTGCAGCCCGGCTGGGCCAGCcaaggctctggtttcaggggaaCAGAAAGCTCTATCTTCCCCTCACTAAGGCTGTTGACAGGAGCAGGTGGAAGGGCCATCAGGCTGGGGGGGAACATGGATGCCCCACCCAGCCAGGACCAAGGAAGCACTGTATGGTGGCCCACTAGAGTCTTTCTGCAGGCCCAAGAATCCCGTGTACCTGGCCAGGACACCCACTATGCCCAGGAGCTGCTGGCAGTTTTGGGGGGCCATACTGTGGACCCTGCCCAAGTGGGAGCTTCGGTGCGACACCTTTGCGTGGACACTCCCATCTACTGGGCCCGACGAGCAGAGGGTGAGTTGGGGTGGGCTGAGCGAAGAAGAGGCCTATGGCTCCTGCAGGACAGTACTGGGTGGGAGCCCTTGGGACTCATGAGTTCCCTTCTCCCCAGGGCCCCAGAGACAGCGGCTGATCTACCTCTGCATTGA
- the Bricd5 gene encoding BRICHOS domain-containing protein 5 isoform X2, which translates to MCPQVKTKTCPRGWRAAGLLLLLTLATAGALAGGLLGFLYSPPKPLLQMLQKTFSSSRVPWPNQTTLVDVAQNMATIVVSPLQSNHSWAVLFDGQSGYICYRPAEHQACFLRLMEAQDWETLRLLVNTSRVSSTAWLAAPPTHPQGQGTNKRSSVQPGWASQGSGFRGTESSIFPSLRLLTGAGGRAIRLGGNMDAPPSQDQGSTVWWPTRVFLQAQESRVPGQDTHYAQELLAVLGGHTVDPAQVGASVRHLCVDTPIYWARRAEGPQRQRLIYLCIDICFPSNICVSVCFYYLPD; encoded by the exons ATGTGCCCCCAGGTGAAGACTAAAACCtgccctaggggctggagagctgcagGCCTGCTGCTACTGCTGACACTGGCCACTGCAGGGGCCCTAGCTGGAGGGCTTCTTGGCTTCCTGTACAGCCCTCCCAAG CCATTGTTGCAGATGCTCCAAAAGACCTTCTCAAGCTCCAGGGTGCCCTGGCCCAACCAAACCACTCTCGTGGACGTGGCCCAGAACATGGCAACTATCGTGGTGTCTCCGCTTCAGAGCAACCACAGCTGGGCCGTGCTGTTCGACGGGCAAAGT GGCTACATCTGCTACCGCCCTGCAGAGCACCAGGCCTGCTTCCTCCGTCTGATGGAAGCCCAAGATTGGGAGACCCTACGGCTGCTGGTGAACACTTCCAGGGTGAGCAGTACTGCTTGGCTTGccgcccctcccacccacccccaaggcCAGGGGACAAACAAAAGGTCCTCTGTGCAGCCCGGCTGGGCCAGCcaaggctctggtttcaggggaaCAGAAAGCTCTATCTTCCCCTCACTAAGGCTGTTGACAGGAGCAGGTGGAAGGGCCATCAGGCTGGGGGGGAACATGGATGCCCCACCCAGCCAGGACCAAGGAAGCACTGTATGGTGGCCCACTAGAGTCTTTCTGCAGGCCCAAGAATCCCGTGTACCTGGCCAGGACACCCACTATGCCCAGGAGCTGCTGGCAGTTTTGGGGGGCCATACTGTGGACCCTGCCCAAGTGGGAGCTTCGGTGCGACACCTTTGCGTGGACACTCCCATCTACTGGGCCCGACGAGCAGAGG GGCCCCAGAGACAGCGGCTGATCTACCTCTGCATTGACATCTGCTTCCCGAGCAACATCTGTGTGTCCGTCTGCTTTTATTACCTTCCAGACTAA
- the Mlst8 gene encoding target of rapamycin complex subunit LST8, producing the protein MNTTPGTVGSDPVILATAGYDHTVRFWQAHSGICTRTVQHQDSQVNALEITPDRSMIAAAGYQHIRMYDLNSNNPNPIISYDGVNKNIASVGFHEDGRWMYTGGEDCTARIWDLRSRNLQCQRIFQVNAPINCVCLHPNQAELIVGDQSGAIHIWDLKTDHNEQLIPEPEVSITSAHIDPDASYMAAVNSAGNCYVWNLTGGIGDEVTQLIPKTKIPAHTRYALQCRFSPDSTLLATCSADQTCKIWRTSNFSLMTELSIKSSNPGESSRGWMWGCAFSGDSQYIVTASSDNLARLWCVETGEIKREYGGHQKAVVCLAFNDSVLG; encoded by the exons ATGAACACCACCCCAGGCACGGTGGGCAGTGACCCTGTCATCTTGGCAACTGCAGGCTATGACCACACCGTGCGCTTTTGGCAGGCGCATAGTGGCATCTGCACTCGGACAGTGCAGCATCAGGACTCG CAGGTGAATGCATTGGAGATCACACCAGACCGAAGCATGATTGCTGCTGCAG GTTACCAACATATCCGCATGTATGATCTCAACTCCAATAACCCCAACCCCATCATCAGTTATGACGGAGTCAATAAGAACATTGCATCTGTGGGCTTTCACGAGGATGGCCGCTGGATGTACACGGGCGGGGAGGACTGCACGGCTCGAATCTGGGACCTCAG GTCCCGGAACCTGCAATGCCAGCGTATCTTCCAGGTGAATGCACCCATTAATTGCGTGTGTCTGCATCCCAACCAG GCAGAACTCATTGTGGGTGACCAGAGCGGTGCTATCCACATCTGGGACCTGAAGACAGACCACAACGAGCAGCTGATCCCTGAGCCTGAGGTTTCCATCACGTCTGCCCACATTGACCCCGATGCCAGCTACATGGCAGCCGTCAATAgtgct GGAAACTGCTATGTCTGGAACCTGACGGGAGGCATTGGTGACGAGGTGACTCAGCTCATTCCCAAGACCAAGATCCCAGCCCACACGCGCTATGCCCTGCAGTGCCGCTTCAGCCCTGACTCCAC GCTCCTTGCTACCTGTTCAGCTGACCAGACGTGTAAAATTTGGAGGACATCCAACTTCTCCCTGATGACCGAGCTCAGCATCAAGAGCAGTAACCCTGGAGAGTCATCCCGTGGCTGGATGTGGGGCTGTGCCTTCTCAGGGGACTCCCAGTACATAGTCACAG CTTCCTCTGACAACCTGGCCCGGCTCTGGTgtgtagagactggagagatcaAGAGAGAGTATGGTGGCCATCAGAAAGCTGTCGTCTGCTTGGCCTTCAATGACAGCGTGCTGGGTTAG